From the genome of Neodiprion pinetum isolate iyNeoPine1 chromosome 3, iyNeoPine1.2, whole genome shotgun sequence, one region includes:
- the LOC124214041 gene encoding cobalamin trafficking protein CblD, whose amino-acid sequence MLCSKILQRNCNATSVSFILKAKYSRRSQKNTSTYKVVKSNNEPLEDVENTVFGANPNWELLAPRGFRFYLPGSVGPGWLDASTTAQVETRSIVLDDENSIENLMEAANTFPQDSDTYESVPKKSDDTLLESSRPVLHCVAQECPVLLRKGITELFPGCMEINSPQLTIMTISQKPNLETMRWSKEVETEKLAKYFLLAASDICTKLKMVGYWADFINPFSGQPFLNPHKNGTLYKTDERFRCLGFKIEQKRFCKVISIDSDQTNFIGSLYTTAPPSTEFLKELVNDLNEQ is encoded by the exons ATGCTTTGCTCCAAAATATTGCAAAGAAATTGCAACGCTACCTCCGTCAGTTTCATTTTGAAGGCTAAGTACTCACGACGCAGTCAAAAGAATACAAGTACATACAAGGTCGTTAAATCCAACAACGAACCGCTCGAAG ATGTGGAAAACACTGTATTTGGGGCAAATCCCAACTGGGAGTTATTGGCGCCAAGGGGCTTCCGATTTTATTTACCTGGCAGTGTTGGTCCTGGCTGGCTAGATGCTTCGACAACAGCTCAGGTGGAAACGCGTTCAATAGTGTTAGATGATGAGAATAGCATTGAGAATTTGATGGAAGCAGCCAATACTTTTCCGCAAGACTCAGATACGTATGAATCTGTACCGAAAAAATCTGACGATACTTTACTTGAATCTAGTCGACCCGTTTTACATTGTGTGGCTCAAGAATGCCCAGTATTGTTAAGAAAAGGTATAACCGAGTTATTCCCCGGATGTATGGAGATAAACTCGCCGCAGTTAACGATAATGACCATCAGTCAAAAACCAAATCTTGAAACAATGAGGTGGAGCAAAGAAGTTGAAACTGAAAAGTTAGCGAAATAT TTCCTTCTTGCAGCGTCTGATATCTGTACTAAGCTCAAAATGGTTGGCTACTGGGCTGATTTTATAAATCCATTCAGTGGACAGCCGTTCTTGAACCCGCATAAAAATGGTACCCTTTATAAAACAGATGAGCGTTTCAGATGCCTTGGATTTAAAATTGAACAGAAAAGATTCTGCAAGGTCATCTCAATTGACAGTGATCAAACGAATTTTATCG GGAGTCTTTATACAACGGCACCCCCCAGCACGGAGTTTTTAAAGGAACTTGTGAATGATCTAAACGAGCAATGA